The following are encoded in a window of Candidatus Dormiibacterota bacterium genomic DNA:
- a CDS encoding phosphoglycerate kinase — protein sequence MSVRDLEVGGRRVFVRVDFNVPLAHGRVADDTRVRASLPTLRLILDRGGRPVIASHLGRPKGTPDPEMSLRPVATHLAGLLGTTVRMAPDCVGPQAEGLARDLGDGESLLLENLRFHAEEEANDDTFSRRLALLADLYVNDAFGSAHRAHASVVGITRHLPRPAAGLLMDAEIAALTRLRDRPEEPYVAILGGAKVSDKIDLILNLIDKVDAILIGGAMAYTFLKAAGVPIGGSRSEDDRMDQAHAILNRAKNSGVRLQLPLDHVVARSPEPGATAQTTPGPAIEPGFVGLDVGPKTREAYAQAVGPARTVFWNGPLGLCEVPPYDEGTRAMARAIAAGKAFSVVGGGDSIAAINRLGLAPSFSHLSTGGGASLEFLSGVELPGVAALAEDRPR from the coding sequence GTGTCGGTGCGCGACCTGGAGGTGGGCGGCAGGCGTGTGTTCGTGCGGGTGGACTTCAACGTGCCGCTCGCCCACGGACGGGTGGCGGACGACACGCGCGTGCGCGCCTCGCTTCCCACTCTGAGACTGATCCTGGATCGGGGGGGCCGGCCGGTGATCGCTTCGCACCTGGGCCGGCCGAAGGGGACACCCGATCCGGAGATGAGCCTGCGGCCTGTGGCGACCCACCTGGCCGGGCTTCTCGGCACGACGGTGCGCATGGCGCCCGACTGCGTGGGGCCCCAGGCTGAAGGGCTGGCCAGGGATCTGGGGGACGGCGAGTCGCTGCTCCTGGAGAACCTGCGCTTCCATGCGGAGGAGGAAGCGAACGACGACACGTTCTCGCGCCGGCTCGCCCTCCTCGCCGACCTTTACGTGAACGACGCCTTCGGAAGCGCGCACAGGGCCCACGCGTCGGTCGTCGGCATCACCCGTCATCTTCCGCGACCCGCCGCCGGCCTCCTGATGGACGCCGAGATCGCGGCGCTCACGCGGTTGCGGGATCGCCCCGAGGAGCCGTACGTCGCGATCCTGGGGGGCGCCAAGGTCTCGGACAAGATCGACCTGATCCTGAACCTCATCGACAAGGTGGACGCGATCCTGATCGGGGGCGCCATGGCCTACACGTTCCTCAAGGCCGCGGGCGTCCCGATCGGCGGCTCGCGCTCCGAGGACGACCGGATGGACCAAGCCCACGCCATCCTGAACCGCGCGAAGAACTCGGGTGTTCGTCTCCAGCTGCCGCTCGACCACGTGGTGGCGCGCTCCCCCGAGCCGGGCGCGACCGCGCAGACGACGCCCGGGCCGGCCATCGAGCCGGGCTTCGTCGGGCTCGATGTCGGACCGAAGACCCGCGAGGCGTACGCGCAGGCGGTCGGCCCGGCGCGCACGGTCTTCTGGAACGGGCCGCTGGGCCTGTGCGAGGTGCCGCCCTACGACGAGGGGACCCGCGCCATGGCGCGCGCCATCGCGGCGGGCAAGGCCTTCAGCGTCGTGGGGGGCGGCGACTCGATCGCGGCCATCAACCGGCTCGGTCTCGCGCCGTCCTTCTCGCACCTGTCGACGGGGGGCGGCGCCTCCCTCGAATTCCTGTCGGGGGTCGAGCTGCCCGGGGTCGCGGCCCTGGCGGAGGACCGGCCGCGATGA
- the tpiA gene encoding triose-phosphate isomerase: protein MTPRTRPLVFGNWKMHMTASEAEAHVRSLLPRLASLSDRDVALAPPYTALWAVAALLRGSAVRLAAQDLFWEDEGPYTGEISGVMLQECGVTYVLVAHSERRRLLEETDRAAGLKVRAALRSGLRPILCVGEDEAERAAGRAASVVRSQLALALEGTAAAEASRLQIAYEPVWAIGTGHAATAAQASEMHLLVRRELRVLFGDAASEVRILYGGSVTPQNVDELMATPGVDGVLVGGASLKVEEFARIAAFRALP from the coding sequence ATGACCCCCAGGACGCGGCCGCTCGTCTTCGGGAACTGGAAGATGCACATGACCGCGTCGGAGGCGGAGGCGCACGTGCGCTCGCTGCTGCCCCGCCTGGCCTCCCTCTCCGATCGCGATGTCGCACTGGCCCCGCCCTATACGGCGCTTTGGGCGGTCGCGGCGCTCCTGCGGGGAAGCGCCGTCAGGCTCGCGGCGCAGGACCTGTTCTGGGAGGATGAAGGGCCGTACACCGGGGAGATCTCCGGCGTGATGCTGCAGGAATGCGGAGTCACCTACGTCCTGGTGGCCCACTCCGAGAGGCGGCGGCTCCTGGAGGAGACCGACCGCGCCGCGGGGCTCAAGGTGCGGGCGGCGCTGCGCTCCGGGCTGCGGCCGATCCTCTGCGTGGGCGAGGACGAGGCCGAGCGCGCCGCCGGCCGGGCCGCGTCGGTGGTCCGATCGCAGCTGGCGCTCGCACTGGAGGGGACGGCGGCCGCGGAGGCGTCGCGCCTGCAGATCGCCTACGAGCCGGTGTGGGCCATCGGCACGGGTCATGCCGCCACCGCGGCCCAGGCGTCGGAGATGCACCTCCTGGTGCGCCGCGAGCTGCGCGTTCTCTTCGGGGACGCGGCGTCGGAGGTGCGCATTCTCTACGGCGGCAGCGTCACGCCCCAGAACGTCGACGAGCTGATGGCCACACCGGGTGTCGACGGAGTCCTGGTCGGCGGCGCCTCTCTCAAGGTCGAGGAGTTCGCCCGCATCGCCGCGTTCCGGGCGCTGCCCTGA